GCGGCTGCCCAAAGGCTGTGATACTCGATGGAGCGCGAAGGCCCGAAGGAGGGCATGTGAACATCCGTTGCGGACTGGCCGCTGGGGCCGTCATCTGCTCGGCCGTCGCACTGGGAATTGCGCTGCACTCCGGTGACCCGGCGCGTGCGCTCGGACCGCCGCCGGATGGCAGTTACTCCTTCAACCAGGCCGGAGTGTCCGGGGTGACGTGGACGATTACCGCGCTGTGCGATCAGCCGTCGGGAACCCGTAACATGAACGACTATTCTGACCCCATCGTTTGGGCGTTCAACTGCGCTCTCAACGTGGTGAGTACGACGCCCCAACAGATCACCCGTACGGACCGGCTGCAGAACTTCAGCGGCAGGGCTCGGATGAGTAGCATGCTGTGGACCTTCCAGGTGAATCAGGCAGACGGCGTGGCGTGTCCGGACGGCAGCACGGCACCGTCCAGCGAAACCTATGCGTTCAGCGACGAGACGCTGACCGGGACGCACACCACCGTGCATGGCGCCGTGTGTGGCCTGCAGCCAAAGTTGAGCAAACAACCGTTTTCACTGCAGCTCATCGGCCCGCCACCCAGCCCGGTCCAGCGTTATCCGTTGTACTGCAACAACATTGCGATGTGCTATTAAATCGGCGTGATGTAGGCGATCAGCCATTTGCCGTCAATCCGCTGGAAATCCACCCGCAGTCGGCTGCCGTCGTAGAGCGGCTGTCGCGTCTTGTCGGTCACGGTGCGGTTCAAATAGACCATCACCGATGCGCAATCGCGTTTGGCATCCATGACTCCCACACCGACGACATTGGCCTGGACCACCACTTCACGCTTCTTCGCCTCCGGGATGATCTGCGCATTGGCGCTCTTCTGGAACTCCTGGCGATAGTCCGGCGTCAGCAGCGGGTACACCGCGGTGAGGCTGCGCTCGACAGTTTGGTAGTCGTAACCGAAGACTTGTGGGATTTCCTGCATGGCCAGCTTCGGTAACAGTGCCCGCGCCGACGCTTCGCCCCCGGTCTGCACCCGGTCCCAGTAGAACCAGCCACCGGCCGCGGACAAACCCACGATGGTGGCGACCATCAGCGCGTAGGCGACGGAAATCAACCGTCTCATCAGTTGCCCCCGTCCGGGTACTTCAGGTCGTAGCCGGTCATCCGGCCGTTCTCGTCCTCATGCACGATGACCCGAAGACGATAGGGCATGGACGGCTTGTTGACGCCGTCGATATCGGCGACCGTCACCCGCACCGACACCAATACCGATGCGTTGTCGCTGATTTCGTCAATGCCCTCCAACGCGGCGCCGTTGACGACGGCCTCCGATGTCGCGTTGGTGGCCCGGAATAGACCCTTGAGGTTGTCCACGTTGTTGTTGGCGTTCAGCATGCCGCGTAGCGGCCCACTGGTGCCGTTGACGAACCGGTTCACGCTCTCGTCGATGGTGTCCGGCGTGTAGCTGAACATGTTGACCACGGTCTGGGTGGCGGCATCGACAAAACGCTGGTTGCGGGCTTGCCGGGCGTCCGCATCCCGGTTCTGCATAACCAGTGCGGTCACACCCCATGCCAGCGCGGCAATCGCCAATAGGCCTGCCGCCAGCGAAAGCCAGCCGACCAGGACGCGGTGTGCCGGCCGGCGTGGCGGCGGTTTGACCGGCCTCAGGGCGGGCTTGGCGGCTTTCGCCGGCTTCGATTCGGTCCGCGCCGCGGCCCTCACCGTCGCCGCACCCTGGGCGGGACGGCTCGACTCGCCTTCCGCCGGACCCGCGGGGCGGGACGCCTTACGACGAGCGCGCCGCGTCGTCGACTGCTGTCCGCCGGCTACACCGGTATCTGCGGCCACTACAGCTGCCTCGGATCGCGCATGAGATCCACCCAATTCTCGGCGCTGGATGCGCCCGTCATCCCGGGCGCGAAGATACCAGTGCCGCCGGCCGGGTCCGCGAAGGCTCCGCTGAGTTGGTCATAGATGGTGTAGGCCGGACCGCTGGCCTGCGGTTGGGGGCCAGGCGCCGGCCCGGGCGGAGGCCCGGTGCCTTCCGGTGGTGGCGGCGGCGGAATGGTCGCCGGGTATGGCACCTGGGGTGGCTCCGGCGGGTACCCGGGCGGCATCCATGACGTGAACGGTGGAGGCGGACCGTTGTCGTTGGGCGGCGGCGCAGGCTGCGCCGGCTGGTGCGGCGCCGGCCCGGGGCCGGCCACCTGGCCGGGTGGCGGCGGTCCGACGATGGGCACGCCCGGGTCGGGATCCGCGCCCGGCGGGATGTAAGGGAACTTGTTGGGCGGCAGAATGTTTCGCCCATCCGTCACCTCGGTGCCGTACGGGATCGGCGGACCGCGCCACGGGTTGGTTCCAACTGGCACATAGCCACGCGGATCCCGACATAACTGCACCGTCGGTGCCCGCTTACCGGGGAATTCCTGGCACGGGTAGTTGCGAGCGCCGCGCACCGTGCTCGGGTCGTTCTGCGCGGTCTTGCAGTACATGTCCCGGGGAATCTCGCGTACCGACTCGTCGGCCGGCGACCGGACCAGCGGCGGGGGCAAGAACCCGGTCATGCAGGGCGGCGGGTCGTGCAGGTCGATCTTGAAGTCCAGCTTGGCGCCCTCGTCCTGGGGTACGCCGCCCGCCGAGGTGATGATCGCGGCGAACAGCGCCGGGAAAACCACCAGGAGCTGTTCGATCGACTTGTGATAGATCACGCCCACCCGGCCCAGGTTGGCCAGACTGGCCGCCAGCGCGGGAAACGAAGGACGAATCCCGGAGAACGCGGTGTTGGCCTCGTCGATCGCATCCGGGGCGTCGGCCAACGTGTCGCGCAGCCGCGGGTCTGCCGCACGGAGCTGCCAGGTGAACCGCGCCAGCCCATCGGCGAGTGACTTGATGTCCCCGCCGGCGCGGATCTGGGCTTGCAGGAACGGGCCGGCCTGATCGATCAACTGCGAAACCTGTGGATAGTTGGCGTTGGCCTCATCCACCAGCAACCGGGCCGACTCGATCAGCCGGGCCAGTTCCGGACCGGCGCCATTGGTCGCGATGAACGCCTCGTGCAGCAGCTCCCGCAGCCGGGTGTCGCCAAGGCTGCCGAGCAGCGTCTCGGCCTGACGCAACAGGTCGGCGACGTCTTGCCCGATTCGGGTGTTCTGCCGCTGGATCCGGAAGCCGTTGCGCAACTTGGTCGACGACGGGTTCTCCGGCGGCACTAGGTCGATGTACTGCTCACCGATGGCCGAAACGCTGCGTACGGTGGCGGTGACGTTCGACGGAATGGCGGTGCCACTGTTCAGTCGCATGTGCGCGGTAACGCCATTGGGATTTAGCCCCACCGACTCCACCCGCCCGACCGCGACACCGCGGTAGGTGACGTTGGCGTTCTTGTACAGGCCACCGCCCGCGACGAAGTCGGCACTCACGCCGTAGGTTCCGATGCCGAACGTGGCGGGCAGACGCAGATAAAAGATCGCCATCACGCTCAGGGTGATGACGGTGATCACCGCAAAAATGGACAACTGGATCTTGGCGAGTCGGTCGATCATGTCCGGGCCCCTACTGTCCCGACGCCGTACCGGGTGGAATCTTAAATGGGTCGGCCGCTTGCCCGGACAGGTTGGCCAGTTCGCCAATCAGGAAGTCGGGCGGGTTGAGGATCTCGTCCATGTGCGCCATGTTCGGGTCGAAGTACGCCGTGGTGAAGAACGTCTCACCAATCCGGCGCAGGGTGAGGTCGAAGGTGGTGAACACGTTAAGATAGTCGCCGCGCACCGCCTGCTTGATACCGAAGTTGGGAAATGGGAACGTCAGCAACAGCTGCAGCGAGGTGACGAAATCCTTTCGGTCGTCGTTGAGGGCCTTGACGATCGAGTAGAGGTCTTTGAGGTCTTCACCGAAATCCACCTTGGTCTCGGCCAGCACGTGCGACGTGACCATCGTCAACCTTTTGAGCGCGGCGAACGCGTCGACGATGTGGTCCCGGTTCTGGTTGAGCACGCGAACCGCGTCGGGCAGCGTGTCCAGTGCTCGGCCCAGGTTGTCCTTGTCACGTGCCAGGATCGCGGAGACTCGGTTCAGCCCATCCAACGCATCGATGATGTCGTGAACCTGCCGGTTCAGGCCCGCCGTCAACTCCGCGAGCCTGGGGACCAGGTTGACGAACTGGGCCTGCCGACCCGCCACCGCCTGGTGGGTCTCGTCAATGATCTCTTCCAACGCACCGACGTTACCCTTGTTGACCACCACCCCCAGCGCCGAGAAAACCTCCTCGGTGGTGGGGAATCGGTCGGTGTTGGCCTCGGTGATTCTCGAGCCGTCAACCAACCTCCCGGTCGGCGGGCGGTCCGTCGGTGGCGCCAGCTCTACATGTAACGAACCCAGCAGCGAGGTCTGGGAGACCTTCGCCACGGCGTTGGCCGGCAGCAACACATTCTTGTCCAGGTCCAGCTTCACGGCGGCATAAAAGGATCCGTCGGGTCGTTGGACCGCGACAATGCCGGCCACGCTGCCGACGGTGACGTCATCGACCATGACCGGTGAGTTCTGCGGCAACGTCGCCACATCAGCCATTTCGACGGTGACCGAGTAGGCACCTTCACCGTGCCCGGCGGTGCCAGGCAGCGGCAGCGAGTTCAGCCCGCCAAACTGACAGCCGGCAAGCAGCGCGCTGCTGGCCGTCAATATGATGGCGCGCAACCAGATTCGGTTCATCCGCCGCCCCCATGCTCGCCCGGTCCTGCCCCCGGCGCCGGCGGGGCCGGTGCCGGACCGGGCGCCGGTGGGACGAGTAGGCTCTGCAGATCCGCGGGGTTGCCCACAGGCGCTCCTCCTCCCGCGGGTACCCAAGTCAATTCCGGAACCGGCGTCTCCGACTTGGCCTCGGTGGCCGGGGTGTCGTAGATGATCTGGCCCTTGTACGCCGTGATCGTGTTAAGCGGGTGGAACATGATCGGCGGGTAATTCACCGTGAGCCGGCGCAGCACCGGCCCCAGCCGCTCACGGCAGATCTCGGCGCGCCGGTAGTAGTCCGGCGCCGACGGGCCCGCGGCGGTATCGAAGGAACCGCCGCAGATGAACTGCACCGGGTTAGCGAAGTTGGGTATCGACAACAGACCGTTGAGGGTGCCTTGCGCAGGGTCATAGATGTTGTAGAAGTTGGTGATCCCCGGCCCAGCCACGTGCAGCACTTGCTCGATGTTCTCGCTCTGGTCACTCAACGTCTGCGCAAAGTCGTTGAGCTGATTCACCGTTTCGATCAGCGTCGAGTTGTTCTCGCGCAAGAACCCCCTGATGTCGGACAGCGCCTGGTTGAGCGTGCCCAGGGTCTGGTCCAGATTGGCCGAGCTGTCGGCGAGCACCTGCGACACCGATGCCACGTGGCCGGCGAACTGCACAATCTGCTCGTCGCTCTCCGATAGCGCGTCGACCAGTACCTGCAGGTTCTTGACGGTGCCGAAGATGTCGCCGCGCGAATCCCCCAGCCGCCCGGCGACCTGCGCAAGCTCGCGCAACGCGTTGTGTAACGAGTCTCCGTTGCCGTCAAGGGTGTCCGCGGCCTGGTTGATCGCCGCGCCCAGCGGCCCCTGCAGCTCGCCCGCCGCCGGACTCAGGTCGGCGGCCAACCGGGTGAGCCCCTCTTTCACCTCGTCCCATTCCACCGGCACCGCGGTGCGATCCAGATCGATCCGACCGTTGTCGGGCAGTACCGCCCCGCCGGTATACACCGGGGTGAGCTGAATGAAGCGCGCCGCCACCAAATTCGGCGACATGATCACGGCCTGCACGTCCACGGGCACCTTGACGTCCTTGGACACCGACATAGTGATCTTGACGTCGGACGACCGCGGCTCGATCATGTCGATCTCACCCACCGGGACGCCCAGGACGCGGACCTGGTCACCGGGATAGAGCCCGACAGCAGAGGTGAAGTAGCCCACGATGGTGCGCTTATTACCGGTGGACGAGAGCACGTACACGCCGCCCACCAGCGCGGCCACCAGCGCGATCACCGTGGCGTAGCGCAATCCCCGGCTCCCCGTCAACATGGCGACCCGGCCCATCACGGCGACTTCGGTCTGATGATCCAGCGCTCCTGGATAAACCCGCGCAAGTAATCGGCGAGGCTATCCGGCAGCTTGCCCGGCTGAAAGACCAGGTCGAACACGGTCGCCACCAGCGGCCCGGGCAGCACGCTGTAGACGTTGACATTGAATCCGGGTCCGGATCCGACCACCTCCCCCAGCGTGGTCGCGTACGTGGGCAGCCGCTTGAGGGCCTCGGTGATATAGTCGCGGCGCTCGTTGAGGTTGGCCAGCACCAGGTTGAGCTTGCTCAAAGCCGGGCCGAACTCCTTACGGTTGTCGGCGACAAAGCCGGAAATCTGCGCTGCAACATCGTCGATCCCAGAGATCAACGCGCTGAGCGCGGCCCGCCGGGCATCGAGCGCCGCAAACAACTGGTTGCCGTCCTCGACCAGCTTGTTGACCTGTTCGGCGCGTTCGGACAACACCGATGTCACCGACTTGGCGTGCGCCAGCAGGCCTTGCAGCGCTTCGTCGCGACGATTCAGGGCGCGCGACAGCGACGTCAGCCCGTCCACGGCACCACGCACCTGCGGGGTGGCGTCATGCAAGGCCTGGGTGAACACGTTCAAGGCCTGCTCGAACTGCGGCCTATTCAGGTCGTTGGCGTTGCGGCCCAGATCCTGCAGCACCCCGTTGAGCGTGTAGGGCGTGGTGGTCCGGCTCAACGGAATCGTGGTCGACTTGCCGGAGCCAGCCGGACTGACCGCGATGGAGCGCTCGCCGAGGATGGTGTCGGTGCGGATCGCGGCCAGGGACTGGTCGCCGACGACGATGCTGCGGTCCACGCTGAAGGTGACCTTTGCACTGTTTCCGGCCAGACTCACGGCCGACACCGCGCCCACCTTGAGGCCCGAGACATAAACCGAGTTACCGGGGGTGATCCCACCGGCGTCGGTGAAATACGCGTCGTAGGTTTTGCCCTGTGGCCAGAAAGGCAACCCGCTGTAGCCGAATGCGATCAGGACGACGCAGATCACCAGCACCAGGCCGAAGATGCCGGTGCGGAGCGGGTCGCGTTCGTGTTTGCTACTTGGCTTCCTATTTAGCAAAGGCGCACCTCCCCTTGCTGGGATCCGGCTGGCCGCCGATCGGCAGCAGGATGTCGCTGCCGGCCGGTCCGTTGATCTTGATCGTCACCGAGCAGAAGTAGATGTTGAAGAATGCTCCGTAACTGCCCAGCGCGGACAGGCGCAGGTAGTCCTCGCCGAGCTGCTCGATGTCGTTGTTGACCTCGGCCTTTCGGTTGTCCAGCTCGGTAGCCAGCGGCCGGGCGTTTTCCAGGATGCCTTGCAGCGGCCGGCGCGAATTCCGCAACAGTTCCGTAAGATCCGTCGTCGTCGACGCCAGCGGCGAAATGGCGCCCGCGATCGGATCCCGGTTCTTGGCCAGGCCGCTGACCAGCTGCTGCAGCTGGTCGACACTGGCCGAAAATTGCGCGCTCTTTGCATCGACGGTCGCCAGCACCGCGTTGAGGTTGGTGATTACCTCGCCGATCAGCTGGTCGCGTGCGCCCAGCGCCGCCGAGAAGGCACCGGTGTCGGCGAGCACGTTCGCCAACGGACCACCCTGGCCCTGCAGCAACTCGATGACCGCACTGGTGATGGTGTTGATCTTGTCAGCGTCAAAGCCTTTCAGCACCGGCCGTAGCCCACCCAGCAACGCATCGAGATCCAGTGCGGGCTGGGTGTGGGCCACGTTGATGGTGCCACCCGGCGGCAGCTTGCGCAGTTCACCCGGACCCGACGTGATCTCCAGGAACCGGTCGCCCACCAGGTTTTCGTACCGGATCACCGCACGCGTGGACGAGTACAGCGTGTAGCTGCGGTCGATCGCGAATGCCACGTCGATGCTGTGGTCTGGGTTGAGCTTGACCGCCTTCACTGAACCGACCGGCACACCGGCGATGCGAACCTTCTGGCCTGCCTTCAGCCGCGACGCGTCGGTGAAGGTGGCGTGGTAGACGGTTGTGGGACCAAACCGGAAGTCCCCGAAGACCACCACCAGACCGGCGGCCACCAGCAGCATGACCACCGCGAAGACGCTGACCTTGATCACCATCGACCGGTGCGAGGGAACGCCCGAGCCCGCCATCAGAAGTCGTCCCGTTCCGCGAACGCACCGTTGAACAGGAACTGCAGCGTCGACGGCGCGTCAACCTGTAACTCGGTGAACGGCTGGTATGGGATCAAAGCGTTGTCGGTGACCAGGAACGGCGCGCGGTAGAACGACCCGCCCGTCTGCTTGGTCGGGATATCGGGCAACCCTCGGCAGTTCGGACCGCCGGAGGCGTTGACGATCGGCAGGCTCTCCGGATAGGTGTACGACGGCGCACCCAACACGAAGCTCGACGAGGTGAACAGCCCAGCCTTACGGACACCGATTAGCGGGGCAAACTCCTTGACACCGCGCGCGATGCCCTTGAAAAGGCAGCCGAATACCGGGGAGTAGTCGGAGGTCACTTTGAGCGGGGCTCGGAGCCGGTTGATGGCGTCGATGAAATTCTGTTCGGCGGGCGCCAACGTCTCATAGGCGTTATTAGACAGACCGATGGTGGCTAGCAGCGTGTCGTTGAGGTTGTCCTTCTGGTCGACGATCGTCTTGTTGATCGTCGGCAGGTTATCGAACACGGTGTTCAGGTCCCCGGCGGCGTCAGCATAGACGTTGGCCACCACCGCCGCCTTGCGGAAATCCTCCTGAAGGGCGGGTAACTTTGGGTTCGCTTGGCGGGTCAGCGTGTTCAGTCCCGACAACAGCGCACCCAGGTCATCGCCGTGGCCGCGCAGGCCTTCGGACAGCGCGCTCAGCGTCGCGTTCGTTTCAAGCGGATCGATCTTGTGTAGCAGGTCGATGAGCGATTGGAACAACGTGTTGACCTCAAGCTGTACCTGAGACGCCGCCACGTGCGCATTCGGACTTAGCGGCTTGGGCGACGGCGTCTTTGGCGGAATGAATTCCACCGATTTGGCGCCGAAGATGGTGTTTCCGGCGATGCGCACCGTCGCGTTGGAGGGGATAAAACCCATCTCGCCGCTGTCGATGGCCAGCTTGAGCCGTGCTTGGTTGCCGCTGTAGCTGATATCCGTGACCTTGCCTACCTGGATGCCACGGTATTTGACCTTGGCGCCCTTCTCCATAACCAGGCCGGCCCTCGGCGACGATACCGTGACGGTGTCCGTAGACGTGAAAGCCGCCGTATACGAAAGATAAGTCAGCACTGCGGATCCCACCATCAGCCCGGCCAGCAGCGCCGCTGCCACCCTGACACTGGTGCGTCGAGATCCGCCGCCGGACATGTTTCCTTTCTGAAGGTTTTTACCCCGAGAGGTTGAAGTTACCGGACGCGCCGTAGACGGCGAGCGAGATGAACAAGGTGATGACAACAACCACGATCAGCGAGGTCCGTACGGCCTGCCCGACCGCGACCCCGACCCCAACCGACCCGCCGCTGGCGTTGTAGCCGTAGTAGGTATGCACCAGCATTACCGCGATCGACATAGCGATGGCTTGCATAAACGACCACAACAGGTCGGAGGGGATGAGGAAGGTGTTGAAGTAATGGTCATAAAGGCCCGCGGACTGCCCATTGACGAACACCGTGGTGAAACGAGCGGCGAAGAACGCGGCCAGCACCGACAACGAATACAACGGAATGATCGCCACCAGGCCGGCGATCAGCCGGGTTGACACCAAATAGGACACCGAGTGCACCGCCATGCATTCGACGGCGTCGATCTCCTCAGAGACCCGCATGGCACCCAGCTGCGCGGTGGCTCCGGCCCCGATGGTGGCCGCCAGCGCGATACCCGCGATCACCGGCGCGACAACGCGGACGTTCAAAAACGCCGACAGGAACCCGGTCAACGCCTCGATACCGATGTCGCCCAGCGACGAATACCCCTGCACGGCGATCACGCCACCGGACGCCAGGGTCAAAAAGGCCGCCACCCCGACCGTGCCGCCGATCATGACCAGCGCTCCGGCGCCCAGCGTCATCTCGGCGACCAGCCGGACCGTCTCCTTCCGGTAGCGGGTGATGGCGTTGGGCACATAGCGCATGGTTTCGCCGTAGAACAGCGCCTGCTCACCGAAGTTGTCGACCGGCCGCTGCAGCCGCGAAAAGAAACGGCGAAACCGGATAGTGACGTCGTAGCTCATCGCTTCATCACCATCGCTCGCTCACCGTCGTTTGTTACTGCGCCGAGATTCGCACACCTATAGCGGTCATGACTACGTTGATCACGAAAAGGCAGATGAACGCGTAGACGACGGTCTCGTTGACCGCATTGCCCACCCCCTTGGGCCCACCCTTGACCGTCAGACCGCGGTAACACCCGACCAGCCCGGCCATGACCCCGAACAGTAGCGCCTTGATCTCCGCCAGTATCAATTCGCGCAGTCCGGTGAGCACGGTCAGACCGTTGATAAACGCACCCGGGTTGACGCCCTGAAGAAAGACCGAGAACGCGTAGCCGCCGGACAGGCCAATGGCGCACACCAAGCCGTTGAGCAGCAGCGCAACCAATGTGGACGCCAACACCCTGGGGACCACGAGCCGTTGAATTGGGTCGATGCCCAGCACCCGCATCGCGTCGATTTCCTCACGGATGGTGCGAGCGCCCAGGTCGGCGCAGATCGCCGTGGCGCCAGCACCTGCCACCACCAGCACAGTCACGACCGGGCCCAGCTGGGTGATGGTGCCGAACGCCGTTCCGGCGCCGGACAAGTCGGCGGCCCCAATTTCACGCAACAGAATGTTGAGGGTGAACGCCACCAGGACCGTGAACGGAATGGACACCAGCAACGTCGGGACTAGCGAAACGCGGGCCACCATCCAGGTCTGGTCCAAAAACTCGCGGAACTGGAACGGCCGCCGGAAAGCGGCACGCGCGGTGTCCATCGACATTTCGAAGAACCCGCCGACGGCCCGGGCCGGAACCGCAAGTTGTTGGATCAACTGGGGTCCCCCCGTCTACTGCTCGCGGCGAAGTCTGTGAGTCTCCTGAACGCGCTTAGGGCCCGCACGTTGCACGGTGTGAGCCGGCCCATCCTAACCCAGAACGAGTTTGCGGTGTCAACGAACCGCACACCGGATCAACTGGGTCAATTTCGCTGGTTAAGCCCTATGTTGGCGTGGTGATTCGGACACCGATTCCAATAATCGGCCGCCTATATCCACGGGTCACTGACGCATCAGATCGGTCGCCGAAAAGCTCTGTTCCGGATCCCGACCAGCAAAGTAGTCCCGCAGCGTCGCGGTGAGCTCGGTGGGATCCCAGGACGTGCCGTCCGCGCTGAACCGGCGCTCCATGTGCGGCGGTGACACCAGCGTCACCTGCGGACCGTAGACGATGAACACCTGACCGTTGACTTCCGCGGCAGCCGGGGACGCCAGAAACTGGACCAGGCTTACCACATGCTGCGGCGACAGCGGGTCGATCTGGCCCGCTTCGACATCGGGTGCGGCGCCGAAGACATCGGCCGTCATCGCGGTGCGCGCCCGCGGACAAATCACATTGGCGCAAACGCCGTAGCGCCCGAGCGCCCGCGCCGCCGACAGGGTTAGCGCGGTGATGCCAGCCTTGGCGGCGGCGTAATTCGCCTGCCCCACCGGGCCCACCAGACCCGCCTCCGACGAGGTGTTGACGAGCCGGCCGAAGACCGATCCCCCTTCGGCATCCTTGGCTTTGTCCCGCCAGTAGGCAGCGGCGTTGCGGGTGAGCAGAAAATGGCCGCGCAGGTGCACCGCGATCACGGCGTCCCACTCCTCGTCGGACATGTTGAACAGCATCCGGTCGCGGGTGATGCCGGCATTGTTCACCACGATGTCCAGTCCGCCCAGCCCGACGGCGCTGGCGAGCAGTTCGTCGGCCGTCGCGCGCTGGCTGATATCACCGGCTACCGCGACGGCCTTAGCACCAGCATCGGCAGCGGCGGCGCCGATCTCGTCGACGACGTCGGAAGCATCCAGGGCGGAAGCAACATCGTTGACGACGACGGTGGCGCCCAACCGGGCCAGGCCGAGCGCTTCGGCCCGACCCAAACCCGCGGCCGCGCCGGTGACCACCGCCACCTTTCCGGACAGATCGGTCGTGTTCGTGGTACGCGGCGAGCGATTGGACTCAGTCAATTTCAATTTATGAATACCTCTAGTTCCGTCCTACTCACCACGCGACAACGCCGCACGCGGGCATTCCGCGATGGCCTGCTCGGCCAGATCCTCCTGATCAACCGGGATCGGATCGGTCTTGACCACGGCATAGTCCTCGTCGTCCAGGTCGAAGATATCCGGTGCGATTCCCAAGCACACCGCGTTGCCTTCACATCGGTCTCGGTCCACGATCACCCGCACGGCACCCTCCTTACCCTGACCATCCCCCCGGTCGCTGCTAGTTCCACCATAAGGCCCTGCTACATCCGAGGAAACGGTCGCTGGATTCAGAGACTAGAACGTGTTACAACCGGGAAGACGGCCGGGTTGCCGTTGGCGTTGGTTGTCGACAGCTAGTGGACGGCTGCTGACGGCCAGTGATAAAGACGCGATCATTCAATCGGAGGCAGCTGAGATGCGCATCAGTTACACCCCGCAGCAGGAGGAGCTGCGCCGCGAGCTGCGCTCGTACTTTGCCACGTTGATGACGCCGGAACGCCGGGAGGCGCTGAGCTCGGTCCAGGGTGAATACGGCGTCGGCAATGTCTACCGGGAGACGATCGCGCAAATGGGCCGCGACGGGTGGCTTGCGCTGGGCTGGCCCAAGGAATACGGCGGCCAGGGCCGCTCGGCGATGGACCAGCTGATCTTCACCGATGAAGCCGCCATCGCCGGTGCACCGGTGCCGTTCCTGACCATCAACAGCGTGGCGCCGACGATCATGGCCTACGGAACCGACGAGCAGAAGAGGTTTTTCCTGCCCCGGATCGCCGCCGGGGATCTGCACTTCTCGATCGGCTACTCCGAGCCCGGCGCCGGCACCGACCTGGCCAACCTGCGCACCACCGCGGTTCGCGACGGCGATGACTATGTGGTCAACGGCCAGAAGATGTGGACCAGCCTGATTCAGTACGCCGACTACGTCTGGTTAGCGGTACGCACCAACCCGGAGTCTTCTGGGGCCAAAAAACACCGTGGCATATCGGTGTTAATCGTGCCGACGACCGCTGAGGGCTTCTCCTGGACTCCAGTGCACACCATGGCCGGTCCGGACACCAGCGCCACCTACTACTCCGACG
Above is a window of Mycobacterium tuberculosis H37Rv DNA encoding:
- the mce4B gene encoding Mce family protein Mce4B, which gives rise to MAGSGVPSHRSMVIKVSVFAVVMLLVAAGLVVVFGDFRFGPTTVYHATFTDASRLKAGQKVRIAGVPVGSVKAVKLNPDHSIDVAFAIDRSYTLYSSTRAVIRYENLVGDRFLEITSGPGELRKLPPGGTINVAHTQPALDLDALLGGLRPVLKGFDADKINTITSAVIELLQGQGGPLANVLADTGAFSAALGARDQLIGEVITNLNAVLATVDAKSAQFSASVDQLQQLVSGLAKNRDPIAGAISPLASTTTDLTELLRNSRRPLQGILENARPLATELDNRKAEVNNDIEQLGEDYLRLSALGSYGAFFNIYFCSVTIKINGPAGSDILLPIGGQPDPSKGRCAFAK
- the mce4A gene encoding Mce family protein Mce4A; translated protein: MSGGGSRRTSVRVAAALLAGLMVGSAVLTYLSYTAAFTSTDTVTVSSPRAGLVMEKGAKVKYRGIQVGKVTDISYSGNQARLKLAIDSGEMGFIPSNATVRIAGNTIFGAKSVEFIPPKTPSPKPLSPNAHVAASQVQLEVNTLFQSLIDLLHKIDPLETNATLSALSEGLRGHGDDLGALLSGLNTLTRQANPKLPALQEDFRKAAVVANVYADAAGDLNTVFDNLPTINKTIVDQKDNLNDTLLATIGLSNNAYETLAPAEQNFIDAINRLRAPLKVTSDYSPVFGCLFKGIARGVKEFAPLIGVRKAGLFTSSSFVLGAPSYTYPESLPIVNASGGPNCRGLPDIPTKQTGGSFYRAPFLVTDNALIPYQPFTELQVDAPSTLQFLFNGAFAERDDF
- the yrbE4B gene encoding integral membrane protein, whose amino-acid sequence is MSYDVTIRFRRFFSRLQRPVDNFGEQALFYGETMRYVPNAITRYRKETVRLVAEMTLGAGALVMIGGTVGVAAFLTLASGGVIAVQGYSSLGDIGIEALTGFLSAFLNVRVVAPVIAGIALAATIGAGATAQLGAMRVSEEIDAVECMAVHSVSYLVSTRLIAGLVAIIPLYSLSVLAAFFAARFTTVFVNGQSAGLYDHYFNTFLIPSDLLWSFMQAIAMSIAVMLVHTYYGYNASGGSVGVGVAVGQAVRTSLIVVVVITLFISLAVYGASGNFNLSG
- the yrbE4A gene encoding integral membrane protein is translated as MIQQLAVPARAVGGFFEMSMDTARAAFRRPFQFREFLDQTWMVARVSLVPTLLVSIPFTVLVAFTLNILLREIGAADLSGAGTAFGTITQLGPVVTVLVVAGAGATAICADLGARTIREEIDAMRVLGIDPIQRLVVPRVLASTLVALLLNGLVCAIGLSGGYAFSVFLQGVNPGAFINGLTVLTGLRELILAEIKALLFGVMAGLVGCYRGLTVKGGPKGVGNAVNETVVYAFICLFVINVVMTAIGVRISAQ
- a CDS encoding 3-oxoacyl-ACP reductase; translated protein: MKLTESNRSPRTTNTTDLSGKVAVVTGAAAGLGRAEALGLARLGATVVVNDVASALDASDVVDEIGAAAADAGAKAVAVAGDISQRATADELLASAVGLGGLDIVVNNAGITRDRMLFNMSDEEWDAVIAVHLRGHFLLTRNAAAYWRDKAKDAEGGSVFGRLVNTSSEAGLVGPVGQANYAAAKAGITALTLSAARALGRYGVCANVICPRARTAMTADVFGAAPDVEAGQIDPLSPQHVVSLVQFLASPAAAEVNGQVFIVYGPQVTLVSPPHMERRFSADGTSWDPTELTATLRDYFAGRDPEQSFSATDLMRQ
- the fdxD gene encoding ferredoxin FdxD → MRVIVDRDRCEGNAVCLGIAPDIFDLDDEDYAVVKTDPIPVDQEDLAEQAIAECPRAALSRGE
- the fadE26 gene encoding acyl-CoA dehydrogenase FadE26; translated protein: MRISYTPQQEELRRELRSYFATLMTPERREALSSVQGEYGVGNVYRETIAQMGRDGWLALGWPKEYGGQGRSAMDQLIFTDEAAIAGAPVPFLTINSVAPTIMAYGTDEQKRFFLPRIAAGDLHFSIGYSEPGAGTDLANLRTTAVRDGDDYVVNGQKMWTSLIQYADYVWLAVRTNPESSGAKKHRGISVLIVPTTAEGFSWTPVHTMAGPDTSATYYSDVRVPVANRVGEENAGWKLVTNQLNHERVALVSPAPIFGCLREVREWAQNTKDAGGTRLIDSEWVQLNLARVHAKAEVLKLINWELASSQSGPKDAGPSPADASAAKVFGTELATEAYRLLMEVLGTAATLRQNSPGALLRGRVERMHRACLILTFGGGTNEVQRDIIGMVALGLPRANR